Within the Gossypium raimondii isolate GPD5lz chromosome 12, ASM2569854v1, whole genome shotgun sequence genome, the region TCACGAGTATGTGTAATTGCGGCAAATCAGATTGTTATGATGAGGTCAATTTCAAAGCTTGCAAACAAGAAAAGCATTGATGTATATAAGCAACCACAAAATCCCACAACACCAAGGATTAAGGAAAGCGTCAAGCAGATAAATGTTGGAACTGGTTTTATTGAACTCTTCTTTCATTTCAAATGCAAAATGTGACCCATATTATGAACCAAGTCCTGAGGCTAACATCAAGGACTCTTAATTTTTCTTGGCAGTTCATTTATTCCAGAAAGCCAGGAATCAGATTATATATAGTGCTcgaaaacaagtttgaaaccctATCATCAATTTCTCTACACACAACACTTTCATGACGCTATCAAGGTATCTAAATATTAATGTAATGTCTTACTTCGCAAACAATATTACAGGAGCTCATCCACCAGAGATTTGCCCTGGAACTTTTCGTTGATTGATGCTATAGATGAAATAGTTTTGTCCAACTGAGAACATTCATGTTCCATGTCATCCAAACGGGCCTTGATTTCTGCGACTTTTTCCCGGGCATCAGCAGCCTCCTTTTCTTTCTGAGATAGATTTTCCATTCGAGATTCCAGTTCGTTCTTTACAGACTCTAACGAACTTTCATACTTAACCTTTTTGGCTTCAAAAGTTTGTCGTTGACTAGCAAGATTGATGGCTTCTGAGATTTCATTGAGCAGAGCACGCAGCCAACTAACATCAATGTTTGCAGATTCTACATCCTTAAGAACagcaaaaatttcttttacttttgatTTGGTCAGTTCATTGAATGGAGTGGATTGCAACTCTTGAACCACAGCACACAAGCACTCTAAATAATATGCACGCATGGAAGACGATTCCAACTGACAGTTAGCTGCTATGTCTCCATATTTATCGAAAATTGACTGTAGAGTTGAGGAGATGCTTTCTTTCACACGGTATTTTCCAACTGAAACACAGGACTCAGAGATTATGGATTTGTTATCTTCCTTATCACTCTCTTCTAGAGCTTGGGTGATCCCTGTGAAACTGAAAGCTGAGCTAGTCACATCTTCCCTCCCATCCTCGGTACTTGCATCTGAACTTACCTTAGGGGAAATTTGAATCTTCTCCCCTTTAAATTTGGTTGCTGTATCACCAGGAGACTGTCAAAGAGGAGGATATAAGCAAAGATttacatttataaaaaatcaagaatCACTAAGCTTTCATATGTAAGTATAAGCCTTTGCGAGTTTGTAAGAGGGAACAACCATGATTTTGCCAGACA harbors:
- the LOC105762939 gene encoding uncharacterized protein LOC105762939 isoform X1, which produces MDENGKVRPNCANAANPYHVCGAYCLEKIADGKGYKEKDKKILDNRYGIKEVVRNKRTDDGGRSQPNCPKASNPYHECNDNCTQRSSKANIQGVRKESDNHNGIKQSELRKKKGGEGRVHQNCRKASNPYHECDENCFNRITEAKKESGSKFIDDSRSFDRKKKGSESQPKSPRALEITPALGAIYHGDPNSLESHLYREKLEAENAESFSSFEQHPEEICSQEQSFDKAQIQYSQPLPMSGKIMSPGDTATKFKGEKIQISPKVSSDASTEDGREDVTSSAFSFTGITQALEESDKEDNKSIISESCVSVGKYRVKESISSTLQSIFDKYGDIAANCQLESSSMRAYYLECLCAVVQELQSTPFNELTKSKVKEIFAVLKDVESANIDVSWLRALLNEISEAINLASQRQTFEAKKVKYESSLESVKNELESRMENLSQKEKEAADAREKVAEIKARLDDMEHECSQLDKTISSIASINEKFQGKSLVDELL
- the LOC105762939 gene encoding uncharacterized protein LOC105762939 isoform X2 codes for the protein MDENGKVRPNCANAANPYHVCGAYCLEKIADGKGYKEKDKKILDNRYGIKEVVRNKRTDDGGRSQPNCPKASNPYHECNDNCTQRSSKANIQGVRKESGSKFIDDSRSFDRKKKGSESQPKSPRALEITPALGAIYHGDPNSLESHLYREKLEAENAESFSSFEQHPEEICSQEQSFDKAQIQYSQPLPMSGKIMSPGDTATKFKGEKIQISPKVSSDASTEDGREDVTSSAFSFTGITQALEESDKEDNKSIISESCVSVGKYRVKESISSTLQSIFDKYGDIAANCQLESSSMRAYYLECLCAVVQELQSTPFNELTKSKVKEIFAVLKDVESANIDVSWLRALLNEISEAINLASQRQTFEAKKVKYESSLESVKNELESRMENLSQKEKEAADAREKVAEIKARLDDMEHECSQLDKTISSIASINEKFQGKSLVDELL